Proteins from one Puniceicoccaceae bacterium genomic window:
- a CDS encoding thymidine phosphorylase, protein MRKKIITPRKFVKPSYAYMIEKKRDGGEFTEEEIRFLVDSILDEEIPDYQLAALVMAIYFSGMSAQETAVFAEEMMLSGEVIDLTQIARPKIEKYSTGGVGDKTTMVLCPLAAACGVVMPTMNGKDEEFVISTLDKLGAIPGIKLKRDIDTFVNQLQDVGCAIMEQDADIAPVDAILYELRQKTGTIPSIPLITGSVLSRKMAAGAESLVVDVKWGNGSFIKDVEQAKVLARSITRVGRSMKRRCVALVTDVNQPLGDSVGTALEVREAIELLKGEGPEDLKELVLKLGMEIVRLSGVAGSTLSAKQTVQRHLEDGSALQKFREMIEAQGGDASFIDNPDLLPKAKHIRKLPAPKRGYVHTINAGMIARGVQTLATDKNGKIDPAVGISEIKKVGTQMKQGEPLIMIHYNDEERLEPALEYLRGAFRLAPKRPNPPELVVERVA, encoded by the coding sequence ATGAGGAAAAAAATCATTACACCGAGAAAGTTCGTGAAGCCCTCCTACGCTTACATGATCGAAAAGAAACGGGACGGGGGCGAGTTCACTGAGGAAGAAATCCGCTTTCTGGTTGACTCTATTCTAGACGAAGAAATACCCGACTATCAACTCGCAGCATTGGTCATGGCGATCTACTTCTCGGGCATGTCTGCCCAGGAGACTGCGGTCTTCGCCGAAGAAATGATGTTGTCCGGAGAAGTGATTGATCTCACCCAGATTGCTCGCCCAAAAATTGAAAAATACTCGACTGGAGGAGTTGGCGACAAGACCACCATGGTGCTCTGTCCGCTTGCCGCCGCCTGTGGGGTCGTCATGCCGACGATGAACGGCAAAGACGAGGAGTTTGTGATCAGCACGCTGGACAAACTCGGCGCCATCCCGGGCATCAAACTGAAACGCGACATCGATACTTTTGTAAACCAGCTGCAGGACGTTGGCTGCGCAATCATGGAACAGGATGCGGACATCGCGCCCGTTGATGCCATCCTCTATGAATTGCGCCAGAAAACCGGCACGATTCCCAGCATTCCCCTGATCACGGGCAGTGTGCTCTCCCGCAAAATGGCAGCGGGGGCCGAAAGCCTGGTTGTGGATGTGAAGTGGGGCAATGGGTCCTTCATCAAGGATGTCGAGCAGGCCAAGGTGCTTGCCCGTTCCATCACCCGCGTCGGCCGCTCCATGAAGCGTCGCTGTGTGGCACTGGTCACCGACGTCAATCAACCTCTGGGAGATTCCGTTGGCACGGCACTCGAGGTTCGTGAGGCCATCGAACTGCTCAAGGGCGAAGGTCCTGAGGATTTGAAGGAACTCGTGCTCAAGCTGGGCATGGAAATCGTTCGCCTCTCGGGAGTTGCCGGGTCGACCCTGTCGGCAAAACAGACCGTGCAGCGCCACCTCGAGGATGGTTCAGCCCTGCAGAAGTTCCGCGAAATGATCGAAGCCCAGGGTGGGGATGCCTCGTTTATCGACAACCCGGATCTACTGCCCAAGGCCAAACACATCCGCAAACTTCCCGCTCCCAAGCGCGGTTACGTGCACACCATCAATGCGGGCATGATCGCTCGTGGGGTGCAGACTCTGGCAACTGACAAGAACGGGAAGATCGATCCCGCTGTGGGCATTTCAGAGATCAAGAAAGTCGGCACCCAGATGAAGCAGGGTGAACCGCTCATCATGATCCACTACAACGACGAGGAGCGCCTGGAACCTGCACTCGAATACCTGCGTGGAGCCTTCAGGCTTGCACCCAAGCGCCCGAACCCACCAGAACTGGTCGTCGAACGCGTCGCCTGA
- the efp gene encoding elongation factor P, giving the protein MVPPTDIRKGKVIDYQGQPHLVLDMMHRTQGRQAGFVQTVLRNLETGSSTTTKFRSTDRVEILHTDTKKLEFSYVDPEGYHFMDLETYEDTVLEPKFLEESKKYMVESQMYDILFVDGKASQVQLPSIVEMKVTTAAEALRGDTASAATKPVTTETGLVVQVPLFIKQDEVIRVNTDTGDYVGRA; this is encoded by the coding sequence ATGGTACCACCCACTGATATCCGCAAAGGAAAAGTCATCGACTACCAGGGCCAGCCCCATCTGGTTCTGGACATGATGCACCGCACGCAAGGCCGCCAGGCCGGTTTTGTGCAGACCGTGCTCCGCAACCTTGAGACTGGTAGTTCCACCACGACCAAATTTCGTTCAACCGACCGTGTGGAGATTCTTCACACGGATACCAAAAAGCTGGAATTCAGCTATGTGGATCCGGAAGGTTACCACTTCATGGATCTCGAAACCTATGAGGATACGGTGCTTGAACCCAAGTTTCTGGAGGAGAGCAAAAAGTACATGGTGGAGTCCCAGATGTATGACATTCTTTTTGTGGATGGAAAAGCCTCGCAGGTTCAGTTGCCCTCCATTGTTGAGATGAAGGTCACGACGGCTGCAGAGGCTCTGCGCGGTGACACGGCCAGTGCGGCAACAAAGCCGGTGACCACGGAAACGGGTCTGGTGGTTCAGGTGCCGCTCTTCATCAAGCAGGATGAGGTGATTCGCGTGAACACCGACACCGGTGACTACGTGGGTCGCGCCTGA